Genomic DNA from Bacillota bacterium:
GATACAGCTAAATCCCATACCCGCACATCATTGGTGGCACAGAGATCGATTTCACCATCGCCATCGGTGTCCCTAGTGACTTTGAGACCATAATCTGTAACCGCATCCCAGGTCCAGCTGCCTTCGACTGTAGTACTCTTCGCCCAACAGCTCGCCCATTGGAACAACTGCATCAGCCGCAACCAGTTCCCAATAGCCGATCTTGTTCTGCACATGCCAGAGATCGTATGCAGAATCTCCGGACAAGAACCGTTATTTTATTTATAACTTTTTTTCATATGTAATAAACCCATCATCACCTTGGTCATTGAGGAGACAATTATTATCCCAATCGCAATCGCTCCAGATTGGAGCAGTGTTGCGATCCCATCAGCTACTGCAAGCTGGTTATTGCCTTCTAGAAGATGCAGCACAAAAGCAAACATCCTTCCACCGGGAACAATCGGAATTAAAGCAGGAGCCAAAAAGATTGCTGCCGGGGCTTTGATCTTGCGGGCAGCTATCTCAGCAAATATGGTCATCACTAGACTGGCAAAAAACATGCCGATATAGCTTTCATAGTTATGAGAAGTAAACAGAGCGAAAATAAAGTAGCCAAACCCGCCATTGATACCAGTAAATATTAAGTTTTTTCCCCGCACATTAAAGAGAATGCCAAATGATGCCGCTGCTGCCGCGGCAAATATTGGTTTTAGAAGCACGTCATCCACCTCCCAGTTTTGCCAGAAGCATCAGCGTTCCACCGGCTCCGCTGGCCAAGGCAGTAACGATACTTAACGCTTCCATCCCCCGGCTGATTGCCGAAACAAGGTCACCAGCAGCCGCATCCCGCAGCGCATTGGTAAAGATTAGTCCAGGTACCAGCTGCATTAAAGCCGATAGAGTAATGATCCACCAATCAGGTATCAAACCTAAATATGTAAACAGCCAGCCACCCAGAGCAGCCGCAGCGCCGCCAATTACATTGACAGTAAAGAAGCCAAGCTGAATTCTATTTAAGCCATCAACAATTAAGCGGAGAAAACCTCCCAGAAAAAAGCCGCAGATAAAAGTACTTAATCCTCCGTCAAAGACAATCGTAAAAGCACTTGTCCCCACTGCCGCAGCAAAAGCCATATACCAAAAACTGTACACAGGATAGTTGTTGATAGCCGCCAGCTTTGCTTTAGCTTCTTCAGGAGTGATTGGATTATGTAAAATCGCGCGGGAAAAATTGTTCACTGCTTCAACCTTGTTAAGATTAACGCCGCGCCGACGGATCCGCATCATCCGGGAAAACACTTCACCTTTTTCATCACTGACGGAAATTACAATCATGGTTGGTGTAGCGTAGCTGTCGCATTCTTCAATTCCGAATGCCCTGCAGACAAACTGCATGGTATCCTCTACCCGATAAATCTCGCCGCCATTTTCCAAGATGATTTTTCCGGCCCTGCAGGCAATATCTATAATTTCACCGATTTCATACCTGTTCACGCCTAGTCCTCTTTTCCTATTCCTGTTTATTTCAGCTTATGCAGATTATCCTTACCCTGCTCCTTAAATCTTATTATAGCAGACCCAGCTTTGAGTTAGTAAAGCTGTTCATGAAAAAAAGAAGCCGAGGTGGCTTCTTTAGCTATTAGTAAACTAACACTCAGCAAGCCTTAGGCCAAGTGCCTCGGCATAGCTTACTGCTTCGCTGAATTCTTTCTGGCTTATCCTGCGGTCCAGTTCCGGGTATTCAAATGCTTTATAGCTTGGATAGTATTGAGCCATTAAGTTGACCAATACATCCGGAGAAAGCTCTGATTTGATAAAATCTAGGACTTGCTTTGTTTCTTCCAAACCACCAGGAAGTACCAGGTGCCGGATTAAAAGTCCCCGGTAAGCTAAACCGCTTTCTTCAACTACAAGACCGCCTACCTGGCGATCCATTTCTTTAAGTGCTAAAAATGCTTTAGCAAAATAATCTGGAGCTTGAGAATATTTCCTGCCCCACTCCTCCGAGCTGTATTTAATGTCCGGCATATAAATGTCTACAACACCCTCAAGCAGCTTAAGCGTGTCGATACTTTCATAACCGCTGCAGTTATAAACAATTGGTATTCGCAAGCCCTTTTGGGATGCAATATACACGGCCTCTAAAATGTGGGGAACATAATGGGTAGGCGTCACTAAATTAATGTTACCGCACTTATAGTTAGCCTGAATGACCAGCATCATGTCTGCAAGCTGTTCGGTAGTGTATACCTCACCTTCTCCCCAAAAGCTGAGCTGGTAATTCTGACAGTAGACACAGCGGAGATTACAGTGGGCAAAGAAGATAGTACCAGAGCCATTTTTCCCAACCAATTCTCTTTCTTCCCCAAAGTGAGGACCAAAGCTGGAAACTCCTAGTTCAGCACCTGCCTGGCAAAAACCTAACTCCGTAGTGCGATCCACACCACATTCACGCGGACATAGTTTGCAGTTGGTTAGATGCTGCTGGGCAGCAGCAATTTTCTTTTCAAAACTAGCTGTTGTAATCTGACGATAGCTGCCTTGATACCTCATTCCTGTCATCTCCAGTCAAAACATAAACTTTAGCAAAATCAGAGCTATATTCCATACATCAACTAAAAATGCCCTTACAAAGGAAATTACAGAACTGAAATTGAACTTATATCCAGCTGCGTAAAAATAATAACCCTTCCATCTTGCTATAAATCCTTAGGAGGTACAGCGATGATTGACACCGTTAAGCTCCATGAGGTACTGGTTGACTACAAAAAAGACTTTGATAATTGGTGGACAAAAGAACGCTACAAGTGGCAAGCAGTAAAGCATTTTCAACAGCACTGGAGCATAAATGCTCCGGACTTTTTGGAAATGTTCACTCAAGCTACCAATAAAACCGATAATCTAACCGCGTCTCAACACTATTATCCACGCGCAATGCTTCAGGAGTTTATTGCTGCTGACGCAGAAGCTGTTAGGGCTATGTTTATTAATCTTTATGACGAATATAAAGATTTGACTGCACGAGTCGAAAAATTTATATCTGATGCAGACAGGCTAAAAGAAAAACATGACAACGGTTCATGGAAACAACACTACCAGACTCCTAACTCAATAAGCACCTATCTTTGGCTCCGTTTTCCTCACAAATACTATATCTACAAATACTCAGAAGCCATAAAGGTAGCCAAGGTCCTCAATAGCAGTCTTGTTCCCGCTGGTTCAAGGACCAATAGATTAACTATCGGCTTTAAACTGTATGATCAATTGTGTGAGGAATTAAAGAAAGATATTGAGCTGATTAATAAGCTACAGTCAGTTCTGGACGATGACTGCTATCCTGATCCCGCTCTAAAAACTCTAACAATGGATGTTGGTTATTATATCAGTAGAGTTTTTTCGGAAAAGGACAAATGGTTCCCTGAAGATTACAGTCCCAACATCTCGGTACAACAATGGCTGGATCTATTAGGTAATCAGGACATATTTACCCCAGATAGTCTAGAGATCATGAAAAGGATTAAGGACCATGGGGGCATGGCAACTTGCAAACAACTCTCAGAAAAGTATGGTGAAAAACCCAACTTCTACAACGCTGGCTCTTCATCACTTGCACAGCGAATTGCCAAAGCTACTAATTGTCCTCTTCCACCCGATAATAAAGATTCTCGGTGGTGGCCTATTCTTTATTTGGGCAAACATACCGATGATAAATCAGAAGGCACATTTATCTGGAAACTTCGTGACGAGTTAAGTACAGCGTTAGATCAGTTTGATCTTTCTGGCGTGGAGTTGCATGCACAAGAAACGGATAATATTGCATTATACACTAAACAAGATTTTTTAAATGAGGTTTTTATGACTGAAGCAGACTTCGACACACTGGTGTCACTGCTTGAGAACAAAAAGAACCTAATATTAGAAGGGCCACCAGGAGTTGGAAAAACTTTTGCTGCAAAACGCTTAGCTTGGGCTGTTTTGGGCAAGAAGCAGGATGACAATATTGAGTTCATTCAATTCCATCAAAATTACTCATATGAAGACTTTGTAATGGGATATAAACCCCGTGGAGAAAGCTTTGAACTAGAGCACGGAATCTTCTATCGTTTCTGCCAAAAAGCATCCAGTAAACCTAAAGAACAGTTTTTCTTCATCATCGATGAAATCAACCGAGGCAACACCAGCAAGATATTTGGCGAGCTGCTGATGTTGATCGAAAAAGACTATCGGGGTACTAAGACAACCTTAGCATATGACAAAACACCGTTTACTGTACCTAGCAACATATATATTATCGGCATGATGAATACAGCCGACCGGAGCTTAGCTATGATTGACTACGCTCTGCGCAGGCGCTTTAGCTTTTTTAGAATATCTCCAGGATTTGATTCAGATGGTTTCCGAGCGTATATGAACCAGCTGGATAACGAAACATTTAACACTCTGATTGACCGGGTGAAGGAGCTTAATAAAGTGATTGTTGACGATCCATCGCTTGGCAGAGAATTCCGCATTGGACACAGCTACTTCTGCAGTCGAAATAAGGATACCTGCACAGAGGATTGGATGCGTGAGATTGTGGAATATGAGGTTCTGCCGCTGTTGGAGGAATACTGGTTTGATGACAGAACTAAGCTTAAACACTGGGAAAATATGCTCCGGAGTGTGTTCGATGACTAAGCACAACGGTATCCTTATCAAAAATATCTACTACATGCTTTCATATGCTTACCAGGTGCTGAAACAGAAAAACTACCAAGAACTAGCATCAGAGGATTTTGAAAATGTCCAGGACTTGCTCGCTGGAATTCTAGCTGTAGGCATGGCACAACAGGTGAAACAAGGCTTATACCGCGAATACGTTCCGCACACAGATGACATTGCTGGACTGCGAGGTAGAATTAAGATTCATGATACCATTCATAAGAAAATCAAAAGACACGCGCGGTTGGCGTGCGAATATGATCAACTCACAGAAAACAATATCTTTAATCAGATCATTAAAACAACTGCATTTCACCTGCTCAAATCAAACACCGTTAATAAATCCAGACGACACGCGCTGAAAAAAGTGTTGCTCTTCTTTGCAGATGTGGATAATCTTGACCCAGCTTTTATCGACTGGAATACTTTAAGATTTCACCGCAACAATCAGAACTACATAATGCTGCTTAATATCTGCTCTTTTGTGCTGGACAGCCTGCTTTTAACAACCGAAAAAGGTCTTTACAAAATGTCTGAATTCTCTTTGGATGAGATCAACTTGGCTAAGCTGTTTGAAAAATTTGTCCTGGAATATTACCGCTATCATCATCCGATGCTGAAAGCATCCTCAACGCAGATTAAGTGGGACGTCGATACAGAATATGCATCTATCCTTCCCACAATGTACACTGATGTCACACTGAGGTATGGTGACGAAATGCTTATTATTGATACAAAATACTATAACAGAACAATGCAGACCCATTGGCTGTTTGGAACCCAGACTCTCCATTCATCCAACTTATATCAGATTTTTTCATATGTAAAAAATGCAGACTCAGACAAAACTGGGAATGTATCGGGACTACTGCTGTATGCTAAGACAGGTGAAAGCATATCAACGAACTGCGATGTAATTATCGATGGCAATAGAATCTCTGTAAGAATACTGGATCTTAATGTTCCGTTCCCAGAAATTGCTGCCCAATTAGATGACATTGCAACTTCTTTTTTTGAAACCTATTCTATCTCCACAACGGAGCGCTAACTAATTTTCTTTAGCCCAATATTCTGTCATTTGCCTGTTTGAACACATTATCGGAACTTCTGATTAGTATCCAAGCCCGACCTGACATTTTCCAATGTTGTTAAACAATTCGGTTATCCAAAAACATGCCCATTTTCAAATGCATCACATCATTGAACAAGTTGATCATTCATCCAAGAAATAATCAGAGTCAATCCGCTTCACCGTATATGTTTCAACAGTACTAACCCCCAGATTATGTTCAATCATCAATTCTGCTAACTGTTGTCCGTCAATTAAAACTATTCTAGTCTCTATGTTATTGGCATAGTTCCAAGCATCCTGTGTGAAGTAGGAGGTAGTTATAAACACTCCACGACGTGCCTTAACACCCTGTAATGCACCTACAAATCGTTGTATTTCTGGACGTCCTACAGATTGTTCCCACCGTTTCGCCTGTATATAAATTGTTTCAAGTCCCAATTTATCTTCCTTAATTATACCATCAATACCACCATCGCCCGAACGACCTAAGACTTGCCCAGCCTCACGTCTAGAACCACCATAGCCCATGCGTACGAGAAGATCCACTACTAATCGTTCAAAAAAACCCGGAGTACAATCCATTATTTTTGATAGCAACTCTTGAGCTAACTCTTGCTGCATTTCATCAACAGTTCTCTCTAATATTTCTTCGGGTGTCTGTATCCGACTCATAGTCTCCGTCTTATTCTTTTGTCTTTCTTGACCATATCGAAACTCTTTAAAACCTTCATACTTACGCAGTTCTTCAATAGTTAATCTCTGGGGATTTGTACTCAAGAAACTTTGCCCTGTTTCAGTAATTTGAAAGCATCCCCTCTTTGGAGAATACAGCAAGCCAGCCTTAACCAAATAAGTCCTAGCCCAACTCACTCTATTTTCTATCACCTTTTGCTTCCCGCTAGGTAACAATGCTTTTCTTTCTTCATCGGATAGTCGAAAATAATCTGCCATAGCCGAATAAGCATCATGGATAGAATGGACCTTGCCATCGCCAGCAAAATGCAGAAGAGGCAGCATAATACTCTGATAATCTGGTATTGTCATTCTGTCATACCTCCATAAAATACTGAGGATCAACATTGTATATGCTTTTAACCGAGCTAACAAGGTTGATCTTCCCTATCATGCCAGATCAATTAACCTTTTGAACAGTTAATAACCGCTTAATGACAGCTTTACTTAATTCCGTATGAATTGTGAGGCCTCTAAGGTTTTCTAGGCGCCTGGCAGTTTATAATATGCATCATAATGTGGATGAATAGTTACCAATCTACATAGTCATATGAAGTGCAGCATCTATGATTGTACTAGCATTATCTAGGATAATGCGTGTCTTTTACCTGTCTAATATTTTATCCCTTACCTGATTACTTACTCCCCCTACTACCCGGTTTCATAATTGGCACTCCTGCTTTGCAGAGCGAACAGTTCTCCGGAGAATAAGTTTCAATTTCCAGCTTCAGCAGAGAAAAATAAGGTGCTTTGAAATCAACCTTCCCTCCACTGCGATCCACCAAGGAGGCCACTGCCTGCACTCTGCAGTCATTATTCTTTGCTATTTCCAGGATTTCCTGGACTGATCCCCCAGTTGTTACCACATCCTCCACCACTAATACCCTTTCCTGTGGTTGGAGATGGAACCCGCGCCGCAGGGTCATTTTTCCCTGTTCTCTTTCTGCAAAAATAAAGCGGCAGTTTAAAGCTTTCGCCACTTCATAACCCAAATTAATTCCCCCAACTGCCGGAGCAATAACTGTGTCGAGATCCCGCGGCAGCTTCTTAACAAGCTCAGCCACTATTTTCTCTGCCTTATTCGGATATTCAAACACAGCCGCGCACTGCACATACTGCTGTGAGTGCAGTCCTGAAGTTAGCTGAAAATGTCCCTCTTTCAGCGCACCTAATTCAATAAACTCCTGAAGGAGTTCTTGGCTTGTCATAATACCACCTCAATTTCTGCCAAGATCTGATCGAATGCCCGCTTTGGATCAGAACTGGCGGTAATCGGCCGTCCAATCACCAAATAATCGCTGCCGACCTGCACTGCTTGAGCAGGACTCATTATCCGCTTCTGGTCTCCCACATCACTGCCCAGAGGCCGCACTCCCGGAGTTACGGCTAGAAATCCTAGACCTAACTTACTTTTAAGCAGTTTTACCTCATTAGGAGAACAAACCACTCCATGCAGTCCCGCCTCTTTAGCAAGCGCAGCATAGTGGAGCACGCAGTCTTCAACTTCTCCTGGGATCAAAAGCTGCTCGTTCATCGCTTCTTGATCTATCGAAGTAAGCTGGGTTACCCCAATCAGTTTAGTGTCTCCCACCAGCGCTTCCTTTGCTCGTTTCATCATCTCCAGTCCACCGGCGCAGTGAACGTTGAGAATATCGCAGCCAAGTTTACTTAAAGTATTAACAGCGCCATAGGCTGTGTTGGGAATATCATGCACCTTTACATCAAGGAATACTTTTAAGCCCCGGTCCTTTAACCGCTTCACTAAATCCGGACCGGCAGTGTAAAAAAGCTCCATGCCCACCTTAACAAAAGACAGATTAGGCAGCTGCTTCAGCAGTTTATCCAGCTGCTCAATTTCCTGAAAGTCTAACGCAACAATCACCCGGTCATTTAATTTCACAGAGCGCACCCCCGTATCTCATCAAGGCTTTCAATTCCGTTTGCTTCCATGAATTCTCTAATTTCAGCGATAATCTTTGGGCAGGCCCTTGGATTGGTAAAATTAGCAGTTCCAACCATCACCGCGCTGGCTCCTGCCATAATAAACTCAACCGCATCGGCTCCGGTGCAGATTCCACCCATCCCGATAATGGGAATGTCCACAACTTGAGCTGTGTCATACACCATCCGCACCGCTACCGGCTTTACTGCCGGGCCAGAAAGGCCTCCGGTCCTATTAGCCAAGACCGGACGGCGGGATTTAATATCTATTTTCATGCCGATTAAAGTATTGATTAAAGTCAAGCCATCAGCTCCCCCGGATTGCGCCGCCAAGGCTATTTCGCGAATATCTGCCACATTAGGGGATAGCTTAACAAATAAAGGAATGGAGCAGACACTCCTTACTTCCTTAACCAAGCTCTCCAAGATTTGGGGATCCACACCAAAGGTGATTCCACCTGCTTTTACATTGGGACAAGAAACGTTGAGCTCAATCGCAGCTGCAAGCCCGGATTTAGAAACCAGCTCTGCAACTTCTACATACTCCGCTGCCGTCTCTCCCGCTACGTTCACAACTACCGGAACATCCTGCTCGGCAAGCCAGGGCAGCTCATTCGCCAGCACATGCTCCACACCGGGGTTTGCCAGTCCGATTGCGTTTAACATTCCACCCTTAACCTCAGTCACTCTAGGAGTAGGATTACCCTGGCGGGGCTGGCGGGTCACCGCCTTCGTTACTACCGCCCCCAGCTGATGCAGAGGGTAATACTTGGCGTACTCCTGTCCGAATCCAAAACAGCCGGAGGCAGGCATTACCGGATTCTTTAAGCTCAACCCCGCAAGTTTTACGCTCAAATCAGGACCGCTCATAGAATCACCTCGTTCCAGTCAAAAACCGGACCATCAGCGCAGATCCGCTTAGCAAAAGCCTTATCCTCTGTTTTGCAGACACAGCCATAGCAGGCGCCTACACCGCAGGCCATCCGCTCTTCCAAAGAAACATAGCCATGCACAGCTTGTCCGGCAAAATGCTCCTGCAAAGCCCGCAGCATGCCTACAGGTCCGCAGGCATAAACATAGTCCCAGCTTTTACCTGCAGACTGGAACTTGTTCACTAAATCTATCACACTGCCCTGAACTCCTGCTGAACCATCATCAGTTGCTATAGCTAAATTGCCAAGCTTGGAAAACTCATCGATCCAGAAGCATTCACTTTTACTTCGAAATCCCAAAGCAAGATCCACATTTTCAGTTATACCTGTAAGCTCTGATGCTAATTGGTACAGCGGGGGCGAACCAATCCCGCCTCCAACAACTAACACCTCTGCATTTGGAGGAGGGAGGGGAAAGCCACTGCCTAAAGGCCCTAGAACATCAAGCTTGTCTCCAGATTTCCGCTTCGAAAGCCATCTGGTTCCCTCGCCTACGGTGCGGTAAACTAATGTCAAACTATCTTCATCCACTGCTGCGATGCTGATCGGCCGCCTCAGC
This window encodes:
- a CDS encoding threonine/serine exporter, whose amino-acid sequence is MLLKPIFAAAAAASFGILFNVRGKNLIFTGINGGFGYFIFALFTSHNYESYIGMFFASLVMTIFAEIAARKIKAPAAIFLAPALIPIVPGGRMFAFVLHLLEGNNQLAVADGIATLLQSGAIAIGIIIVSSMTKVMMGLLHMKKSYK
- a CDS encoding threonine/serine exporter family protein, yielding MNRYEIGEIIDIACRAGKIILENGGEIYRVEDTMQFVCRAFGIEECDSYATPTMIVISVSDEKGEVFSRMMRIRRRGVNLNKVEAVNNFSRAILHNPITPEEAKAKLAAINNYPVYSFWYMAFAAAVGTSAFTIVFDGGLSTFICGFFLGGFLRLIVDGLNRIQLGFFTVNVIGGAAAALGGWLFTYLGLIPDWWIITLSALMQLVPGLIFTNALRDAAAGDLVSAISRGMEALSIVTALASGAGGTLMLLAKLGGG
- a CDS encoding radical SAM protein yields the protein MRYQGSYRQITTASFEKKIAAAQQHLTNCKLCPRECGVDRTTELGFCQAGAELGVSSFGPHFGEERELVGKNGSGTIFFAHCNLRCVYCQNYQLSFWGEGEVYTTEQLADMMLVIQANYKCGNINLVTPTHYVPHILEAVYIASQKGLRIPIVYNCSGYESIDTLKLLEGVVDIYMPDIKYSSEEWGRKYSQAPDYFAKAFLALKEMDRQVGGLVVEESGLAYRGLLIRHLVLPGGLEETKQVLDFIKSELSPDVLVNLMAQYYPSYKAFEYPELDRRISQKEFSEAVSYAEALGLRLAEC
- a CDS encoding AAA domain-containing protein, which encodes MIDTVKLHEVLVDYKKDFDNWWTKERYKWQAVKHFQQHWSINAPDFLEMFTQATNKTDNLTASQHYYPRAMLQEFIAADAEAVRAMFINLYDEYKDLTARVEKFISDADRLKEKHDNGSWKQHYQTPNSISTYLWLRFPHKYYIYKYSEAIKVAKVLNSSLVPAGSRTNRLTIGFKLYDQLCEELKKDIELINKLQSVLDDDCYPDPALKTLTMDVGYYISRVFSEKDKWFPEDYSPNISVQQWLDLLGNQDIFTPDSLEIMKRIKDHGGMATCKQLSEKYGEKPNFYNAGSSSLAQRIAKATNCPLPPDNKDSRWWPILYLGKHTDDKSEGTFIWKLRDELSTALDQFDLSGVELHAQETDNIALYTKQDFLNEVFMTEADFDTLVSLLENKKNLILEGPPGVGKTFAAKRLAWAVLGKKQDDNIEFIQFHQNYSYEDFVMGYKPRGESFELEHGIFYRFCQKASSKPKEQFFFIIDEINRGNTSKIFGELLMLIEKDYRGTKTTLAYDKTPFTVPSNIYIIGMMNTADRSLAMIDYALRRRFSFFRISPGFDSDGFRAYMNQLDNETFNTLIDRVKELNKVIVDDPSLGREFRIGHSYFCSRNKDTCTEDWMREIVEYEVLPLLEEYWFDDRTKLKHWENMLRSVFDD
- the mcrC gene encoding 5-methylcytosine-specific restriction endonuclease system specificity protein McrC, with amino-acid sequence MTKHNGILIKNIYYMLSYAYQVLKQKNYQELASEDFENVQDLLAGILAVGMAQQVKQGLYREYVPHTDDIAGLRGRIKIHDTIHKKIKRHARLACEYDQLTENNIFNQIIKTTAFHLLKSNTVNKSRRHALKKVLLFFADVDNLDPAFIDWNTLRFHRNNQNYIMLLNICSFVLDSLLLTTEKGLYKMSEFSLDEINLAKLFEKFVLEYYRYHHPMLKASSTQIKWDVDTEYASILPTMYTDVTLRYGDEMLIIDTKYYNRTMQTHWLFGTQTLHSSNLYQIFSYVKNADSDKTGNVSGLLLYAKTGESISTNCDVIIDGNRISVRILDLNVPFPEIAAQLDDIATSFFETYSISTTER
- a CDS encoding restriction endonuclease; amino-acid sequence: MTIPDYQSIMLPLLHFAGDGKVHSIHDAYSAMADYFRLSDEERKALLPSGKQKVIENRVSWARTYLVKAGLLYSPKRGCFQITETGQSFLSTNPQRLTIEELRKYEGFKEFRYGQERQKNKTETMSRIQTPEEILERTVDEMQQELAQELLSKIMDCTPGFFERLVVDLLVRMGYGGSRREAGQVLGRSGDGGIDGIIKEDKLGLETIYIQAKRWEQSVGRPEIQRFVGALQGVKARRGVFITTSYFTQDAWNYANNIETRIVLIDGQQLAELMIEHNLGVSTVETYTVKRIDSDYFLDE
- a CDS encoding orotate phosphoribosyltransferase; amino-acid sequence: MTSQELLQEFIELGALKEGHFQLTSGLHSQQYVQCAAVFEYPNKAEKIVAELVKKLPRDLDTVIAPAVGGINLGYEVAKALNCRFIFAEREQGKMTLRRGFHLQPQERVLVVEDVVTTGGSVQEILEIAKNNDCRVQAVASLVDRSGGKVDFKAPYFSLLKLEIETYSPENCSLCKAGVPIMKPGSRGSK
- the pyrF gene encoding orotidine-5'-phosphate decarboxylase — encoded protein: MRSVKLNDRVIVALDFQEIEQLDKLLKQLPNLSFVKVGMELFYTAGPDLVKRLKDRGLKVFLDVKVHDIPNTAYGAVNTLSKLGCDILNVHCAGGLEMMKRAKEALVGDTKLIGVTQLTSIDQEAMNEQLLIPGEVEDCVLHYAALAKEAGLHGVVCSPNEVKLLKSKLGLGFLAVTPGVRPLGSDVGDQKRIMSPAQAVQVGSDYLVIGRPITASSDPKRAFDQILAEIEVVL
- a CDS encoding dihydroorotate dehydrogenase, giving the protein MSGPDLSVKLAGLSLKNPVMPASGCFGFGQEYAKYYPLHQLGAVVTKAVTRQPRQGNPTPRVTEVKGGMLNAIGLANPGVEHVLANELPWLAEQDVPVVVNVAGETAAEYVEVAELVSKSGLAAAIELNVSCPNVKAGGITFGVDPQILESLVKEVRSVCSIPLFVKLSPNVADIREIALAAQSGGADGLTLINTLIGMKIDIKSRRPVLANRTGGLSGPAVKPVAVRMVYDTAQVVDIPIIGMGGICTGADAVEFIMAGASAVMVGTANFTNPRACPKIIAEIREFMEANGIESLDEIRGCAL
- a CDS encoding dihydroorotate dehydrogenase electron transfer subunit, which gives rise to MMIQIGTGCEHVLRRPISIAAVDEDSLTLVYRTVGEGTRWLSKRKSGDKLDVLGPLGSGFPLPPPNAEVLVVGGGIGSPPLYQLASELTGITENVDLALGFRSKSECFWIDEFSKLGNLAIATDDGSAGVQGSVIDLVNKFQSAGKSWDYVYACGPVGMLRALQEHFAGQAVHGYVSLEERMACGVGACYGCVCKTEDKAFAKRICADGPVFDWNEVIL